A window of the Bdellovibrio sp. ZAP7 genome harbors these coding sequences:
- a CDS encoding EI24 domain-containing protein — protein MHKIIKTFRQSFESLFSSRLLLLTFLPPILAVVAVFAVFFFFWGSWTVGLEGFLQGLWPFQWIHNFTGAEGYIDAIAAILLVLLFVPACFLLALILVSIFVLPLALKWIAEKDFPHLEKKRGGTLIGSLWNTLYATALFIFWFTVTLPLWLLPMGPILVPLSLTSWLNKKVFLYDVLQDYASEEERQLIEEKEGKALFGMGLILGFCAYIPFALFFIPVFAAICYTYYALNALTVLRSKKT, from the coding sequence ATGCACAAGATAATCAAAACTTTCAGACAGTCTTTTGAATCCTTGTTTAGCTCTCGCCTTTTGCTTCTAACGTTTCTTCCTCCTATTCTTGCCGTCGTGGCAGTTTTTGCTGTTTTCTTTTTCTTTTGGGGCAGCTGGACAGTTGGTCTTGAAGGATTTTTACAAGGGCTGTGGCCGTTTCAGTGGATTCACAATTTCACGGGCGCAGAGGGATACATCGATGCGATTGCCGCGATTTTATTGGTGCTCCTTTTTGTGCCGGCCTGTTTTTTATTGGCGCTGATCCTGGTTTCAATTTTTGTTTTACCATTGGCTTTAAAATGGATTGCTGAAAAAGATTTTCCTCACCTTGAAAAAAAGCGCGGAGGCACTTTAATCGGAAGCCTTTGGAACACACTGTATGCGACAGCCTTATTTATTTTTTGGTTCACCGTGACTTTACCACTGTGGTTGCTACCGATGGGCCCGATTCTGGTCCCTTTAAGTCTGACTTCTTGGCTCAATAAAAAGGTGTTTTTGTACGACGTTTTACAGGATTATGCGAGCGAGGAAGAGCGCCAGTTGATTGAAGAAAAAGAGGGGAAAGCTCTTTTTGGCATGGGCCTGATCCTGGGATTTTGTGCCTATATTCCCTTTGCCTTGTTCTTTATTCCCGTGTTCGCAGCCATCTGTTACACCTATTACGCATTAAATGCACTTACAGTACTGAGATCTAAGAAAACCTAA
- a CDS encoding fatty acid cis/trans isomerase, whose product MQFIKTLVMMLFTTLGFCLCSGALAAETLSEDLFTHKIQPLFDNRCLACHSCFNAPCQLNLQNFDGFARGANKLNVYDGTRSKSVEPSRIWIDAKSTKEWREKGFFTVHNSIEPEKNIFFQMLNLRAINTSSVKAQVHESQVCAANSEELDSMKTAQSQLGMPYGLPALRETELETIKAWISKGAPGPSLDADKKAHSISTKLVSQVEIWEKYLNQNELKQKLVSRYLFEHLFLAHIYFPEEPRTFLRLIRSKRSCDKPDEIATRRPNDDPGVKKFYYCLVRFPGTIVSKTHLPYELSHQKLARFKELFDQKWDVQTLPSYESGVAENPFIAFQDIPVKIRYQFLLDDAQYHVATFIKGPVCNGTMAVNSIQEQFYTFFLNPDSDNMVLSKEYEKQAAPLLALPGKFGSDVEFTSAPLDLKRITDYREAYRLLRSKELIKNRPDGYTLNDIWNGDEKNNNAVLTIFRHDQNAVVIKGAVGDLSKTVFVLDYPLFERLVYNLVVNFDVFGNIGHQLLTRVYMDMIRMEAEELFLRFLPPEERLQYRRTWYQGILASAKMEYIYPPVGAGEPTGVRFTKGTQTKRQMVEKILFYRMNEKVRGEIDDINWRKVTPPASLGLKVKATGLNNEFRKISSIAAGNSTPFARYFPDVAFVMVKGKDETRVFSLIHNKEHENVSWITAESLRMSPKEDTLTVREGFWAYYPNMIFQVPEKELPAFTTLITRIKNDQGYEALVDKWGVRRQNPHFWSAYDELQKVYLDFDRINAGYIDLTRYSL is encoded by the coding sequence ATGCAATTCATTAAGACATTAGTTATGATGCTGTTTACGACGCTGGGCTTCTGCCTTTGCTCTGGAGCATTGGCCGCAGAGACGCTTTCTGAAGACCTTTTCACTCACAAAATTCAGCCCCTTTTTGACAATCGCTGCCTGGCTTGTCACAGCTGTTTCAATGCTCCTTGTCAGCTGAATCTGCAAAACTTTGATGGTTTTGCCCGGGGAGCAAACAAATTAAACGTCTATGACGGTACTCGCAGTAAGAGTGTTGAGCCTTCGCGCATCTGGATCGATGCAAAGTCCACCAAAGAGTGGCGTGAGAAGGGATTTTTCACGGTTCATAATTCCATCGAACCTGAGAAAAATATCTTTTTCCAAATGCTGAATTTGCGAGCAATTAATACGTCTTCTGTTAAAGCGCAGGTACATGAAAGCCAAGTCTGCGCCGCCAACAGCGAAGAATTAGATTCCATGAAAACGGCCCAATCGCAGCTGGGGATGCCTTACGGTTTGCCGGCTTTGCGCGAGACAGAACTTGAAACTATCAAAGCCTGGATTAGCAAAGGTGCCCCGGGGCCAAGTCTTGATGCGGATAAGAAAGCCCATTCTATTTCCACGAAACTGGTGTCTCAGGTGGAGATTTGGGAAAAGTATTTAAATCAAAATGAGCTTAAGCAAAAGCTGGTCAGTCGTTATCTTTTCGAGCATCTGTTCTTGGCGCACATTTACTTTCCCGAAGAACCTCGAACATTTTTACGCTTAATTCGTTCTAAAAGGTCTTGTGATAAACCAGACGAAATTGCCACGCGCAGACCCAATGACGATCCGGGAGTTAAAAAATTCTATTACTGCCTGGTGAGGTTTCCCGGCACGATTGTATCAAAAACGCATTTGCCTTACGAGCTGTCTCACCAAAAGCTTGCGCGCTTTAAAGAGCTATTTGATCAAAAGTGGGATGTGCAAACCTTGCCGTCTTACGAATCTGGCGTGGCGGAAAACCCATTCATCGCCTTTCAAGATATTCCGGTGAAAATTCGCTATCAGTTTTTACTCGACGATGCCCAATACCACGTGGCGACCTTTATCAAGGGGCCTGTATGTAATGGCACCATGGCCGTTAATTCCATTCAAGAGCAGTTCTATACGTTTTTCTTAAATCCCGATTCTGACAATATGGTTCTGTCTAAGGAATATGAAAAGCAAGCGGCCCCTTTGTTGGCACTTCCTGGAAAATTTGGCTCTGATGTGGAGTTTACGTCGGCGCCATTGGACCTAAAACGCATCACTGATTATCGTGAGGCCTATAGACTGCTTCGCAGTAAAGAACTTATTAAGAATCGTCCCGACGGCTATACACTGAATGATATCTGGAATGGTGATGAGAAAAATAATAACGCTGTGTTGACCATTTTCCGTCATGACCAAAATGCCGTGGTGATAAAAGGGGCGGTCGGTGATCTTTCAAAAACTGTTTTCGTTCTTGATTATCCGCTTTTTGAAAGATTGGTTTATAACCTAGTTGTGAATTTCGATGTTTTTGGAAATATCGGGCACCAACTTCTGACTCGAGTTTACATGGATATGATTCGTATGGAGGCCGAGGAGTTATTCTTAAGATTTTTACCACCCGAGGAACGCCTGCAATACCGTCGGACCTGGTATCAAGGAATTTTGGCTAGCGCCAAAATGGAATATATTTATCCTCCAGTAGGGGCTGGAGAGCCCACGGGAGTTCGCTTTACCAAGGGAACCCAAACCAAGCGGCAAATGGTTGAAAAAATACTTTTTTATCGCATGAATGAAAAAGTGCGAGGAGAGATCGACGACATTAACTGGCGAAAGGTCACTCCGCCGGCGAGTCTGGGACTTAAAGTAAAAGCCACGGGACTCAACAACGAATTCCGTAAAATTTCTTCCATCGCCGCAGGAAACAGCACTCCCTTTGCGCGCTATTTTCCTGATGTGGCCTTTGTGATGGTTAAAGGCAAAGACGAAACTCGAGTCTTTTCACTCATTCACAATAAAGAGCATGAAAATGTCTCTTGGATCACGGCCGAGTCCTTACGGATGTCTCCGAAAGAAGACACTCTCACTGTCCGAGAAGGTTTCTGGGCCTATTATCCGAATATGATTTTCCAGGTACCTGAAAAGGAGTTGCCAGCATTTACGACTCTCATCACGCGTATAAAAAATGACCAAGGTTATGAAGCCTTGGTAGACAAGTGGGGAGTGCGCAGACAAAACCCCCATTTCTGGAGCGCCTACGACGAACTCCAAAAAGTGTATCTAGATTTCGATAGAATCAACGCTGGCTACATAGACCTCACCCGCTATTCCTTATAA
- a CDS encoding Fur family transcriptional regulator, protein MWPQISYLGPVNKCSQERKNIDIDTLEERVRKAGMKLTQQRSQMLKILLHHPEPISADEIFKKLGGKDAGVDLVTIYRILKKFEETLLVSRLEFGDGVARFELTLESGHHHHHVICRNCQSVEPLHICDLDQHIQMVEKMGYTQLSHRLDFFGLCSKCQ, encoded by the coding sequence TTGTGGCCGCAAATCAGCTATCTTGGCCCGGTGAATAAATGCAGTCAGGAACGTAAAAATATCGATATCGACACTCTTGAAGAAAGAGTGCGCAAAGCAGGCATGAAATTGACCCAGCAGCGCAGTCAGATGCTTAAAATTCTTTTGCATCATCCTGAACCTATTTCTGCAGACGAGATCTTTAAAAAATTAGGCGGTAAAGACGCTGGTGTAGATCTGGTTACGATTTATCGCATTCTTAAAAAATTCGAAGAGACCTTACTTGTTTCGCGTTTGGAATTTGGCGACGGTGTAGCTCGGTTTGAACTCACACTAGAATCAGGCCATCACCATCATCACGTGATTTGCCGTAATTGTCAGAGCGTGGAACCTCTGCATATTTGCGATTTGGATCAACACATCCAAATGGTCGAAAAAATGGGTTACACACAATTATCTCACCGCTTGGATTTTTTCGGTCTTTGTTCGAAGTGCCAGTAG
- a CDS encoding histidine phosphatase family protein, producing MRKTIYLFRHGQTDWNLVRRLQGHSDIPLNEEGRRQAQCLQSFFSENPVEIMASSDLSRAQQTAAIANENLNAPTFFSENFREVFLGDAEGMSQDEILEKHGEDNWKRWTSHETKHFDFTYLNGESGVEAIERFKKGLLEFCEGEDFTVAGLCTHGLMLKRFLHSLRPDLQEPLPIPNCVVYRIEWSPEAGFEFKL from the coding sequence ATGAGAAAAACGATTTATCTTTTCCGACACGGACAAACTGACTGGAATCTGGTGCGCAGACTCCAAGGACATTCAGATATTCCCTTGAATGAGGAAGGCCGCAGACAGGCACAATGTCTGCAAAGTTTTTTTAGCGAAAATCCGGTTGAAATCATGGCAAGCAGTGATCTTTCCCGCGCCCAACAGACGGCGGCCATTGCCAATGAAAACCTCAATGCGCCCACATTTTTCTCAGAAAATTTCCGCGAAGTATTTCTGGGGGATGCTGAAGGTATGTCTCAAGATGAAATCCTGGAGAAACACGGCGAAGACAATTGGAAGCGGTGGACCTCTCATGAAACCAAACATTTTGATTTTACGTATCTTAATGGGGAGTCAGGTGTTGAAGCGATTGAACGCTTTAAAAAAGGCTTGCTGGAATTTTGTGAAGGCGAAGATTTCACCGTAGCCGGTCTTTGCACTCATGGATTGATGCTAAAAAGATTTTTGCACTCGCTTCGTCCTGATCTACAAGAGCCCCTGCCGATTCCAAACTGTGTCGTTTACAGAATCGAATGGAGCCCG
- a CDS encoding xanthine dehydrogenase small subunit — translation MGQIAKRNHLLINVNGETIKVSGEEAFLPLAQFLRNTLHKPGTKVVCAEGDCGACTVVTATLRQDGWPPLRAINSCIAPVYLFDLSCIVTVEGMKHAESLSEVQNKMREFHGGQCGFCTPGMVCSMAQLAEDCKESKQEVTEKKARNYLTGNLCRCTGYEPILKAATNLDLNKWESLAARYLTSALTAHFQSELHAGIEITSENKKLYMPTTLPEAFQIKAASKQVRLVAGATDLGVLINKAKTSLQEILVLNKISGVHAVNGSAHGILIGAMASLTDVENFVKSAHPELKRLLHIFASPQIKNQGTLLGNILNGSPIGDSIPALMVLDAEIQLQSVRGARTVKLNDYYKGYKVFDKAEDEIATGIFVPALKGNYLHRYFKVSLRKDLDISAVTCAIVLKLEGTNISEARVAMGGVGPTVTRMPSVEAHLVGKTFNEMTFTTAGSLASGSIKPISDLRASAEYRHLVTENLFKKCFHEMQAELSSPMEVLCP, via the coding sequence ATGGGTCAAATAGCAAAAAGAAATCATCTTCTAATCAACGTCAATGGCGAGACGATAAAGGTCTCTGGCGAAGAGGCTTTTCTGCCTCTTGCTCAATTCTTGCGTAATACTCTTCATAAACCCGGAACTAAGGTTGTTTGCGCTGAAGGCGACTGCGGTGCCTGCACGGTTGTGACAGCGACTTTACGTCAAGACGGTTGGCCTCCCTTGCGCGCGATTAATTCCTGTATCGCTCCCGTTTATCTTTTTGATCTTTCTTGCATTGTGACTGTTGAAGGCATGAAGCATGCGGAGTCTTTAAGTGAAGTGCAAAATAAAATGCGTGAATTTCACGGTGGGCAATGTGGCTTTTGCACGCCGGGCATGGTGTGCTCGATGGCGCAACTTGCAGAGGACTGCAAAGAGTCCAAACAAGAAGTCACCGAGAAAAAGGCCCGCAATTACCTGACTGGAAATTTGTGCCGCTGTACGGGTTATGAGCCGATTTTAAAGGCTGCGACAAATTTGGATTTAAATAAATGGGAGTCTTTGGCAGCTCGTTATTTAACATCGGCCTTAACGGCTCACTTCCAATCAGAGCTTCACGCCGGAATTGAAATCACTTCTGAGAATAAAAAGCTCTATATGCCCACGACTTTACCTGAGGCCTTCCAAATTAAGGCCGCTTCCAAGCAAGTCCGTTTAGTGGCCGGGGCGACGGATTTGGGGGTTTTAATTAATAAAGCCAAAACTTCTTTGCAGGAGATTCTGGTTCTTAATAAAATTTCTGGTGTTCACGCCGTGAATGGCTCCGCTCATGGAATCTTGATTGGCGCCATGGCTTCACTGACCGATGTTGAGAATTTTGTAAAATCCGCTCACCCGGAGCTAAAACGTCTTTTGCATATCTTTGCTTCTCCGCAGATTAAAAACCAGGGCACGTTGCTAGGAAATATTCTAAATGGCTCACCGATTGGTGATAGCATTCCCGCACTGATGGTGCTGGATGCGGAAATCCAACTGCAGTCGGTTCGCGGCGCTCGCACTGTAAAACTAAATGACTACTACAAGGGCTATAAGGTCTTTGATAAAGCGGAAGATGAAATCGCCACTGGCATTTTCGTTCCAGCTCTTAAAGGCAACTACCTACATCGTTATTTCAAAGTTTCATTGCGTAAAGATCTGGATATCTCTGCGGTTACTTGTGCCATCGTTTTAAAATTGGAAGGGACTAATATCTCTGAAGCCCGCGTCGCAATGGGTGGGGTTGGCCCTACCGTTACGCGCATGCCTTCCGTTGAAGCTCATTTGGTCGGTAAAACCTTTAATGAAATGACCTTTACTACAGCGGGATCGCTGGCTTCGGGATCGATTAAGCCGATTTCAGATCTACGCGCAAGCGCCGAATATCGTCACTTGGTGACTGAAAATCTGTTTAAAAAGTGTTTCCATGAAATGCAGGCCGAGTTGTCGTCACCAATGGAGGTTTTATGTCCATAG